The Vibrio pomeroyi genome window below encodes:
- a CDS encoding SDR family oxidoreductase, which produces MVEQLRLHILVIGGSGGIGFAVVNHLLSELSRFDFLDVHVDATYRSQQPDLEDHRLHWHRVDATNENDIKELSTQFERLDWLINCVGILHTPDLGPEKNLSSIDPEFFLKNISVNTLPSLLLAKHFTPILKASDNPKFAVVSAKVGSISDNRLGGWYSYRSSKAALNMFIKTMSIEWQRTLKKGTVLALHPGTTDTALSKPFQNNVPQGKLFDSSYVAHQLVDIVRTATPEQSGHFYAYDGEQLTW; this is translated from the coding sequence ATGGTGGAGCAACTCAGATTACACATATTGGTTATTGGTGGTAGTGGCGGCATCGGTTTCGCCGTGGTTAATCACCTATTGTCTGAGCTGTCGCGCTTTGATTTTCTCGATGTGCATGTCGACGCCACTTATCGCTCACAACAACCTGATCTAGAAGATCACAGGCTACATTGGCATCGAGTCGATGCGACCAACGAAAACGATATAAAAGAGCTCAGCACGCAATTCGAAAGATTGGATTGGTTAATAAACTGCGTCGGTATACTGCATACGCCAGACTTAGGGCCAGAAAAGAATCTATCGTCTATCGACCCCGAGTTCTTTTTGAAAAACATCTCCGTCAATACCCTACCTAGCTTGCTATTGGCTAAGCACTTCACCCCAATCCTTAAAGCCAGCGACAATCCAAAATTTGCCGTGGTATCAGCTAAAGTAGGCAGCATTTCAGATAACAGATTAGGCGGTTGGTACAGCTATCGCTCATCTAAAGCCGCGCTGAACATGTTCATCAAAACCATGTCGATCGAATGGCAACGAACACTCAAGAAAGGCACTGTGTTAGCGCTGCACCCTGGGACAACTGACACCGCTCTATCGAAGCCGTTCCAAAACAATGTACCACAAGGAAAGCTGTTTGATTCTAGTTATGTTGCCCATCAATTGGTCGATATTGTTCGGACTGCGACACCAGAACAGAGCGGGCATTTTTACGCATACGATGGTGAACAACTGACTTGGTAA
- a CDS encoding cryptochrome/photolyase family protein has translation MKYKTVRLILGDQLNIEHSWFAQVNDDVIYIIAELKQETDYVASHVQKVAAFFSAMGYFAEELTQRGHQVLHLTLDDTAQFNNLDALLHHYTHEFDAEKFEYQRPDEYRLLQQLNQLKLSKAIKGCCDTEHFLLPFDEIEQQFPKDKHIMMEHFYRRMRKRFDILLEDGKPVGGKWNYDANNRKKLKKQDIENLPQPLMFANDISSILERIERHHVETIGQVGNQLLWPVNRAQSLSLLAHFCQVCLPLFGHFQDAMTTEHDSKWSLYHSRISFSLNSKLLSPKEVIDAALSAYQASSKVNAATIDIAQVEGFVRQILGWREYIRAVYWANMPAYANKNHYAADRQLPHYFWDGQTKMNCMKHAIGQSLEFAYAHHIQRLMVTGNFCLITGIAPDQVDSWYLGIYVDAIEWVEMPNTRGMALFADGGIVGTKPYSASGSYINRMSDYCKGCHYQIKERSGKSSCPFNSLYWRFMNQHREALNRNPRMGMLYRSWDNMDEQDQQVILDTAEQRLTNLEDL, from the coding sequence ATGAAATACAAAACCGTGCGCCTTATTTTGGGTGACCAACTCAACATCGAGCACTCTTGGTTCGCTCAAGTTAACGATGACGTTATCTACATCATCGCAGAGCTCAAACAAGAGACAGACTACGTCGCGTCACACGTACAGAAAGTCGCTGCGTTCTTCTCTGCTATGGGCTACTTCGCTGAGGAACTGACACAACGCGGCCATCAAGTATTACACCTAACCTTGGATGACACGGCACAATTCAATAACCTCGATGCATTGCTACACCACTACACACATGAGTTTGACGCTGAAAAGTTCGAATACCAAAGGCCCGACGAATACCGCCTCTTGCAGCAGTTGAACCAGCTTAAGTTATCCAAAGCGATCAAAGGGTGCTGCGATACAGAGCACTTCCTTCTCCCATTTGACGAAATTGAACAGCAGTTTCCGAAAGACAAACACATCATGATGGAACACTTCTATCGTCGAATGAGAAAACGCTTTGATATTCTATTAGAAGACGGAAAGCCGGTCGGAGGTAAATGGAACTACGACGCAAACAACCGTAAGAAGCTTAAGAAGCAAGACATCGAAAACCTGCCCCAGCCTTTGATGTTTGCGAACGATATCTCCTCTATCTTAGAAAGGATCGAGCGCCATCATGTAGAAACCATAGGACAAGTGGGTAACCAGTTATTATGGCCAGTCAATCGTGCGCAAAGCTTGTCTCTGCTTGCTCACTTCTGCCAAGTCTGTCTGCCGCTATTTGGACACTTTCAAGATGCTATGACCACAGAACACGACTCTAAATGGAGCTTGTATCACAGCCGCATTTCGTTCTCGTTGAACAGCAAACTTCTTAGCCCCAAAGAAGTCATTGATGCTGCACTCTCCGCCTACCAAGCATCTTCCAAGGTAAACGCTGCAACTATCGATATTGCACAAGTCGAAGGCTTCGTGCGTCAAATTCTGGGGTGGCGTGAATACATACGTGCGGTGTATTGGGCGAACATGCCTGCGTACGCCAACAAAAACCACTATGCCGCCGACCGTCAATTGCCGCATTACTTCTGGGATGGTCAAACCAAAATGAACTGCATGAAGCACGCGATTGGTCAGTCATTAGAATTTGCTTACGCGCATCATATTCAAAGGCTCATGGTCACTGGCAACTTCTGCTTAATCACGGGCATCGCCCCCGACCAAGTCGACAGTTGGTACCTTGGCATTTACGTTGATGCCATTGAATGGGTCGAAATGCCAAATACGCGAGGTATGGCACTGTTTGCGGATGGCGGGATCGTAGGAACCAAACCATACTCTGCCAGCGGTTCGTACATTAATCGCATGAGTGACTACTGCAAAGGCTGTCACTATCAGATTAAAGAACGCAGTGGTAAAAGCTCGTGTCCATTCAATAGCTTGTATTGGCGTTTTATGAATCAACACCGTGAAGCATTAAACCGCAACCCTCGAATGGGGATGTTGTATCGCTCTTGGGACAACATGGACGAACAAGACCAGCAAGTAATACTTGATACTGCAGAACAACGACTGACTAACTTGGAGGACTTATAA
- a CDS encoding DASH family cryptochrome, translating into MKKIGLYLFTNDLRINDNLLLHHAAQSVDELICVIVKPSLSQFSADFAQHYEYGFRRRDFISQSIVNLAANLEGLGQKLILVSQNRLESNTTIQTLSHVIASQHVTHFFASAHCGYDERSLTNELLDKHPNLISSLSHHSTLFEQDELPFDLSKLPRSFTKFRMQVEHMDIDTSETVISHLPPAPASLSDQSDILNESPHSSVYLGGETAGLTHLKHYFSQSHARSYKQTRNAFDGIENSTKFSPWLALGCVSPKTIYRQLKQFEAQHGANDSTYWIYFELLWREYFYWKGLSLGSSLFGANNEPDNQNTSTTSNLCFAKWKSGNTNYPIVDACMRQLNATGYMSNRGRQLVASCLIYELGIDWRHGAAYFESQLIDYDVASNWGNWAYIAGALNSQANSQANKQASANQAQPKSRHFDLVKQTEMYDPEHIFINKWHREDEASASPRYQDVI; encoded by the coding sequence ATGAAAAAGATTGGCCTCTATCTGTTTACAAATGACTTAAGAATCAATGACAACCTACTACTCCATCATGCAGCACAGAGTGTCGACGAACTCATCTGCGTAATTGTAAAACCTAGCTTATCTCAATTCTCCGCAGACTTCGCCCAACACTATGAATACGGTTTTCGTCGTCGTGATTTCATTTCGCAGTCAATTGTCAATCTTGCAGCGAATTTAGAAGGCCTTGGACAAAAACTCATTCTTGTAAGTCAGAACCGACTGGAGTCCAATACAACCATTCAAACGCTCAGTCATGTCATTGCTTCACAACACGTCACACACTTTTTCGCAAGCGCACACTGTGGATACGATGAACGATCGTTAACAAACGAGTTATTAGATAAACACCCAAATTTAATATCCAGTTTGTCGCACCACTCCACCCTATTTGAACAAGATGAACTGCCGTTTGACTTATCAAAACTTCCACGCTCGTTTACCAAGTTCAGAATGCAAGTTGAACACATGGACATTGATACTTCTGAAACGGTCATTTCTCACCTTCCACCCGCTCCCGCATCTCTATCTGACCAGTCTGATATTCTAAATGAGAGCCCACACTCTTCGGTATACCTAGGTGGAGAAACAGCAGGTTTAACGCACTTAAAACACTACTTCTCACAGAGCCATGCTCGCTCTTACAAACAGACACGGAATGCGTTTGATGGCATTGAAAATTCAACCAAGTTCTCGCCTTGGTTGGCACTTGGCTGTGTTTCACCAAAAACAATCTATCGCCAATTAAAACAGTTTGAAGCGCAACACGGAGCAAACGACTCAACTTATTGGATCTACTTTGAGTTGTTATGGCGCGAGTACTTCTATTGGAAAGGCTTATCGCTAGGGTCGTCACTGTTCGGGGCAAACAATGAGCCCGATAATCAAAACACCTCAACAACATCTAACCTCTGTTTCGCTAAATGGAAAAGTGGCAACACCAACTACCCGATTGTCGATGCCTGTATGCGCCAACTTAACGCCACCGGTTATATGTCTAACCGAGGAAGACAGCTTGTCGCGAGCTGTTTGATTTATGAGTTAGGGATCGATTGGCGACATGGCGCGGCTTACTTTGAGAGTCAGCTCATAGACTATGATGTGGCATCAAACTGGGGTAACTGGGCGTATATTGCCGGGGCGCTCAACTCTCAAGCAAACAGTCAGGCCAACAAGCAAGCCAGTGCCAATCAAGCGCAACCTAAATCACGCCATTTCGATTTAGTTAAGCAGACAGAGATGTATGACCCAGAGCACATATTTATCAACAAATGGCACCGTGAAGACGAAGCTTCAGCCTCACCTAGATACCAGGACGTAATATGA
- a CDS encoding serine protein kinase RIO: protein MYKGGMKIPKRIQPLVDDGLVDEVTSQLMSGKEASVYIVRCGDTIRCAKVYKEISQRSFKKATAYREGRKVRNSRRARAMEKGSGFGREQQEKVWQSAEVDALYKLAEAGVRVPVPYGCFDGVLLMELVTDDEGYVAPRLNDVVMSPEQAIEDHAVMMTYVVKMLCVGLIHGDLSEFNVLVDEYGPVIIDLPQAVDASANNNAEWMLTRDINNIRDYYAQFAPELAKTEYAKEMWALYEKGDLKPDSKLTGEFTESDALADIDAIMHEIDAARIEEQHRRERAKEEKDGVDESKFNWAES from the coding sequence ATGTATAAAGGCGGCATGAAGATACCTAAAAGAATACAGCCTTTAGTTGACGATGGTTTAGTCGACGAGGTGACAAGCCAACTTATGAGTGGCAAAGAAGCATCGGTGTACATTGTACGCTGCGGCGATACGATCCGTTGTGCCAAGGTATATAAGGAAATTAGCCAGCGTAGTTTTAAAAAAGCCACGGCATACCGAGAAGGTCGAAAGGTGCGTAATAGCCGCCGAGCGAGAGCGATGGAAAAAGGCTCTGGTTTTGGTCGCGAACAGCAAGAGAAGGTGTGGCAAAGCGCTGAAGTAGATGCTCTGTATAAGCTAGCCGAAGCGGGCGTTCGTGTGCCTGTCCCATATGGTTGCTTTGACGGCGTGTTGCTGATGGAATTGGTTACGGACGACGAAGGTTACGTGGCTCCAAGACTTAATGATGTTGTGATGTCACCCGAGCAAGCTATTGAAGATCACGCAGTGATGATGACCTACGTGGTTAAGATGTTGTGTGTCGGTTTGATCCATGGTGACTTGTCTGAATTCAACGTATTGGTTGATGAGTACGGTCCGGTGATTATCGATTTACCACAAGCGGTTGATGCTTCGGCGAACAACAATGCCGAGTGGATGCTGACTCGTGATATCAATAACATTCGTGACTATTACGCGCAGTTTGCACCTGAATTGGCGAAGACTGAGTACGCCAAGGAAATGTGGGCGCTCTATGAAAAAGGCGACCTGAAGCCAGACAGCAAGCTAACTGGCGAGTTTACAGAAAGTGATGCTTTGGCAGACATCGATGCAATTATGCATGAGATAGACGCGGCCAGAATTGAAGAACAACATCGACGTGAACGTGCTAAGGAAGAGAAAGACGGAGTGGACGAGAGTAAGTTTAATTGGGCTGAATCTTAA
- a CDS encoding DUF2256 domain-containing protein, translating to MHKKSHLPTKTCPVCNKPFSWRKKWQRCWDEVIYCSERCRRHKPKPSQDPSI from the coding sequence ATGCACAAGAAATCACACCTCCCAACGAAGACATGTCCAGTTTGCAACAAACCTTTCTCGTGGCGTAAAAAGTGGCAGCGTTGTTGGGATGAAGTCATCTATTGCTCTGAACGGTGTCGTCGTCATAAACCTAAGCCTTCACAAGATCCTTCCATATAA